The following are encoded together in the Oreochromis aureus strain Israel breed Guangdong linkage group 18, ZZ_aureus, whole genome shotgun sequence genome:
- the LOC120434297 gene encoding uncharacterized protein LOC120434297 codes for MDSESGGRMTLAALGRPFGLGMLYDCRSDELVPGITLWDRDALMEHRGDRPQIYSDFEMVSSESIEEKSSALNVSASLKASFLGGLIEVSGSAKYLKDSKSSRNQARVTLKYKATTKIQELSMNHLGRGNVKHPYVFDQGLATHVVTAILYGAQAFFVFDREVSKHEDHQEIQGSLKMMINKIPLISIEGEGSLSLTQEDKQKADKLSCKFYGDFRLPKTPTNFQDAIQACQGLSGLLGPNGENAVPVKVWLLPLTCLDSSAAKLVREISIGLVQEAQAALEDFSELEMRYNDVLGTTTAQDFPQIENKMKTFKEMCSELRLDFQKSLAKKLPSIRGGGEEEAELAEILKKRHSSPFNSKSLNEWMDCKEREVDTLMSFTSRMKNTKIISSQNDLYKESLSAEHVVCFVFTSLGKDEPYLSALSRYLRGKTNPDLQDPHTHDVEKEQWYASKEVTAEMRRKAKLFSDFAEANKENKNMKFLTVGLTNETQEGSSIYLYEGGFAVSENFEPPSKPETVTAADRNHNSVTLKISPPRFGAENITSYSVEYCVSGEDGWQQKTEAKAEEVTVRDLKPNTEYVFKCRAVTSAGVGPDNQVSIKTLPCSPPGKPRVESNSSEISVSWEKPAELGEDVQILSYMVEYSKTDDNEEALQWNQTESAGEKVILSGLQTDTEYAVRVRCDCGSAGKSKESITVKVCFHLAELLRIKSEKIKSDSPSVYKLPLTEEHMNIDGCRKFNFGEETEGQNRTIMLFGATGSGKSTLIDGMINYIVGVEWEDSFRFKFIHEDQSTSQAHSQTSEVTVYKINHQDGFKIPFSLTIIDTPGFGDTRGIERDRETTEQLRNLFSAQGGVTDIDAVCFIAPAAQVRSTTQKYVFDSVFSIFGKDVAENIRILVTFADSQQPPVLEAVRASGVPLPTAHDGLPVHFKFNNSALFAQNRSSQNDDTVYEDEEEENFGQMFWEMSTNNMKIFFDSVKVTQAKSLKQTNEVLNQRRQHEIVGQAWWKLSRLRSVGLRELKEFEAQINKNENAEFEVTVMKAVQKDTGNFSTNCKKCEFTCHYPCPMKKDAEEKCCAAMDSNGCCTVCPSKCSWEEHVNEKKKWEYSEVQEKQSVRELKEKYIGVTDDKMTAEALVKKLESAFSDKLPDVMELAKMSCKCEDTLKQIALKPDPLSTSEYIDMLIEEEKSEANPGWEKRVIYLQGMGAKLPQTCAIL; via the coding sequence gaaTCACGCTGTGGGATCGTGATGCCCTGATGGAACATAGAGGAGACAGGCCTCAGATATACAGTGATTTTGAAATGGTTTCATCTGAATCAATTGAGGAGAAATCCTCAGCTTTAAATGTTAGTGCGTCACTGAAGGCAAGTTTCCTGGGTGGACTTATTGAGGTTAGTGGGTCTGCCAAATATCTGAAAGATAGTAAATCTTCCAGAAATCAGGCCAGAGTAACACTGAAGTACAAGGCAACCACAAAGATCCAGGAGCTGTCCATGAATCATCTTGGAAGAGGAAATGTGAAGCATCCATATGTTTTTGATCAAGGCTTAGCAACACATGTAGTCACAGCTATTCTTTATGGAGCACaagctttctttgtgtttgaccGTGAAGTTTCTAAACATGAAGATCATCAAGAAATACAAGGCAGCTTGAAGATGATGATCAATAAGATTCCCTTAATTTCTATAGAGGGTGAAGGTTCCCTGTCACTGACTCAAGAGGACAAACAAAAAGCTGATAAATTATCTTGTAAATTTTATGGAGACTTTCGCCtcccaaaaactccaacaaaCTTTCAAGATGCCATACAGGCCTGCCAAGGTCTGTCAGGATTACTGGGACCCAATGGAGAAAATGCTGTACCAGTGAAGGTCTGGCTGCTGCCACTGACATGTTTAGATTCTTCTGCTGCTAAACTCGTCCGTGAGATCAGTATAGGATTAGTTCAAGAAGCACAGGCTGCCCTGGAAGACTTCAGTGAGCTGGAAATGAGGTACAATGATGTACTGGGAACCACCACTGCACAGGATTTCCCACagattgaaaataaaatgaaaacttttaAAGAAATGTGCTCTGAGCTCAGGCTGGATTTCCAAAAATCTTTGGCCAAGAAGCTTCCATCAAtccgaggaggaggagaagaggaagctGAGCTCGCAGAGATCCTGAAGAAGAGACATTCTTCACCTTTCAACAGCAAAAGTCTGAACGAGTGGATGGACTGTAAAGAGAGAGAAGTTGACACATTAATGTCTTTTACCAGCAGGatgaaaaacaccaaaatcaTCTCGTCTCAAAATGATCTGTACAAGGAAAGTCTGAGTGCAGAGcatgttgtgtgttttgttttcacctCTCTGGGAAAGGATGAACCGTACCTCTCAGCTTTATCAAGATACTTAAGAGGAAAAACCAACCCAGACCTTCAAGATCCTCACACTCATGATGTAGAGAAGGAACAGTGGTACGCCTCAAAAGAAGTAACAGCTGAAATGAGGAGAAAAGCAAAACTCTTCAGTGATTTTGCAGAGGCCAACAAGGAGAACAAGAACATGAAGTTCCTGACAGTGGGTTTAACTAATGAGACACAGGAAGGTTCCAGCATCTACCTTTATGAAGGTGGATTTGCTGTCAGTGAGAACTTTGAGCCTCCTTCAAAGCCTGAAACTGTGACAGCAGCTGACAGAAACCACAACAGTGTGACACTGAAGATTTCTCCACCCAGATTTGGAGCAGAGAACATCACCTCCTACTCTGTTGAGTACTGTGTCAGTGGAGAGGATGGATGGCAGCAGAAGACAGAAGCAAAGGCTGAAGAAGTCACAGTGAGAGATCTGAAGCCAAACACAGAGTATGTGTTCAAATGCAGAGCAGTGACCTCAGCAGGTGTTGGGCCGGATAATCAAGTTTCTATTAAAACCTTACCCTGCAGCCCTCCTGGAAAACCACGAGTTGAATCAAATTCATCTGAGATATCAGTGAGCTGGGAGAAACCTGCTGAGCTCGGAGAGGATGTGCAGATATTGAGCTACATGGTGGAGTATTCAAAAACAGATGATAATGAGGAAGCTCTGCAGTGGAACCAAACAGAGTCAGCAGGTGAAAAGGTGATCCTTTCAGGTCTTCAGACAGATACAGAATATGCAGTCAGGGTCAGATGTGACTGTGGTTCAGCtggaaaaagcaaagaaagcatCACTGTTAAAGTCTGCTTCCACCTCGCAGAACTTCTCAGGATTAAAAGTGAAAAGATCAAATCTGATTCCCCCTCAGTTTACAAACTGCCTCTGACAGAAGAACACATGAACATAGATGGATGCAGGAAGTTTAACTTTGGAGAAGAAACTGAGGGGCAGAATCGTACAATAATGCTTTTTGGAGCGACTGGATCAGGAAAGTCCACTCTGATCGATGGAATGATCAACTACATTGTTGGTGTCGAGTGGGAGGACAGTTTCAGgtttaaattcattcatgaggatCAGTCAACATCACAAGCTCACAGTCAGACCTCTGAAGTCACTGTTTACAAAATCAACCACCAGGATGGATTTAAAATCCCGTTCTCTCTGACCATCATTGACACTCCAGGCTTTGGAGATACAAGAGGCATAGAAAGAGACCGAGAGACCACAGAGCAGCTACGTAATCTCTTCTCTGCTCAGGGTGGTGTCACTGACATTGATGCTGTGTGTTTTATAGCACCAGCTGCTCAAGTGAGATCCACAACACAGAAATATGTGTTTGATTCAGTTTTCTCAATCTTTGGCAAAGATGTGGCAGAAAACATCAGGATTCTGGTGACATTTGCAGACAGTCAGCAACCTCCAGTTCTAGAGGCAGTGAGAGCTTCAGGTGTCCCATTACCTACAGCTCATGATGGGCTGCCTGTTCACTTCAAATTTAATAATTCAGCCTTGTTTGCACAGAACAGATCATCTCAGAATGACGACACTGTttatgaagatgaagaagaggaaaacTTTGGTCAGATGTTTTGGGAAATGagcacaaacaacatgaagattttttttgattctgtaaaagtcACACAAGCAAAAAGCTTGAAACAGACCAACGAGGTCCTCAATCAAAGAAGGCAGCACGAAATAGTAGGACAAGCTTGGTGGAAATTAAGCAGACTGCGGTCAGTCGGGCTTCGGGAGCTAAAAGAGTTTGAGGCGCAGATCAACAAAAATGAGAACGCCGAGTTTGAAGTTACAGTCATGAAGGCTGTTCAGAAGGATACTGGTAATTTCAGTACCAACTGTAAGAAGTGCGAGTTTACATGCCATTATCCCTGTCCTATGAAAAAGGATGCAGAGGAAAAATGCTGTGCTGCAATGGATTCAAATGGATGCTGCACGGTGTGCCCAAGCAAATGTTCATGGGAAGAGCATGTCAACGAGAAGAAAAAATGGGAGTATAGCGAGGTTCAAGAGAAACAATCAGTCAGagagctgaaagaaaaatacattgGTGTCACCGATGATAAGATGACTGCTGAGGCTCTGGTTAAAAAACtggaaagtgcattttctgataaACTGCCTGATGTGATGGAATTGGCGAAAATGTCGTGTAAGTGTGAGGACACGCTTAAACAGATAGCACTGAAGCCAGATCCTCTGTCCACCTCAGAATACATCGACATGCTGATCGAGGAAGAGAAATCAGAGGCCAACCCAGGCTGGGAGAAACGAGTGATATACCTGCAGGGGATGGGAGCTAAATTACCACAAACATGTGCAATACTGTGA